The genomic stretch AGGTCGCATCCCCACTGGACTTCCAGCCGCCGCACCTCCAACCGCACCTCCACGGCATGAACCAGACAGGGCATCCCCAGACGCTCCAAGCGGTCCAGCTGGGCAACCGCAACGCCGAGCAGCACGGCCTCTACGCCGGGCCGGGGAGGGAGTTGGACCCGCTGGCGCAGGAGGTGGCCGACTGGCTGATGCAGGCCAGGCACACCGAGCCGCTGGATCTGATGGCCGCCATCGAGATCGGCAAGCTGGCGGTCCTCATCGATCGCGTGGACACGGCGCTTGGCGATGGCGTGGTGGAGCGCAAGGGTCAGCCACGCGGCCTGATCGACATGCGTATCCGGCTGTCCTCGCGGTTGGAGAAGTGGCTTCGGCAGTTCGGCCTGACGCCTGCTGCCCGCGCTGACTTCGCCAAGGCGCTGGCAGGCGGCTCGTTCAGGGAGAAGATCGAGGCACGCCGAGCGGCGCTTGCCCAGCAGCAGGAGGCCGGCGATGCGCCCCGATGATCCGTTCACGGCTGTGGAGATCAGCACTGCGCCGGGCTGGGATGAGAGCGGGAGCCGCGTGGATCGCTGGGCCGTCGTGCTGAAGACGGCCTACGGCACCAGTCGCGTGTTCACCACGCCGCACCTGGAGATCGCCGTCTCCGAGGCGCACGGACACATGAGCAGAATCGAGAAGCGACGGAAGGTGGCGGCATGAACGCGCCGCGTGAGGAGTTCCTGTTGGCGTTGGAGGCGGTCGCCTATGCCGATGCGACCTCGCCGGGTGACCGGCTGCGGGCGCTGGAGATGCTGGAACGTGAGCGCCAGAAGACGCCTGACGGCCACGCGGTGTTCGACCTCTCGGGCCTTTCAGGCGAGGCGCTGGAGCGCGAGCTCGCCGGGTTCCTTCAGCCGGGCTATCACGGCAACCCGCCTCCGCTGCCTCAGGAGGACCCAGCCGATGAGGTTGCGGCACGTGTGATCGAGCAGGTGGCTGAAGGCGAGGACACGACGATGTTCAGTCGCACGACGGCGGCGTTAGCTCGGTACTTCCATGGCCGCGAGGACCGCGAGGACCGCGAGCAGCCGAGCGCCGAGCCCGGTGGCAAGGTGGTGCCGTTGCGTCCCTCTCAGGAGACGGCGGGCGACCGTAGCGAGCCGCCCGTGGACCCACGCATGCTGGATCGCAACGACCCTCGGGTGAAGGAGCACGTGCGAAAGCAGCAGGAGGCCGCCCGCGCCGCACTTGCCCATCAGCGGCGCGAGGCGTTGCCGGAGTCGCTGAAGGCGCTGGTGCCTCCCGGCGTGGATCCAAAGGCGGCCGATCGCCAGTGGCCGAACGGCCTGGACGGGCGCGGCCGCGGATAACACACAGACGCGTTGCGCAACGAGTCGTGCCGCCGCGGCGTTTGGCAGGGTTCGACTTGCATACGTCGGACGCTCGCCAGGGGGCCTGTACGCAGGGTCACGCGAGATACGGCGGCACGACTGGTCAGGCGTAGCCAGAGGGCGGGAAGTCTCCGTCACGCATTTCGCTCGTTTCCGGTGCACGGCTGGGCCTCCTTCGGAGGTGAGTCACCGAGTCCAGGACGCCCGTTGGCGTCATGAATTCGCGTACTTCGGAGGGATCCCCGTGCGGGATGTGCAGCAGGTCCTCAACGACCTCAAGGCGCTGGCCCAGCAGCGCAACGCAGGCCACGACGTCAGCCACCATCAGACACAGCTGATCGCTGAGCTCAAGGAGCACGGCATCGTCGCATCGGTCGCCGCTCCCCCGGCCGCGCAGCCCCCGGCGCTGTCGCAAGCGCAGCTGGAGGCGGCGGTGCGCAGCGTGTTCGCCGGTCGTGGCGGCAGCCGCTTCACCACTGACGAGACGGCCGAGTTCATGAAGGCGCTGGAGTCCGGGCAGGCGCAGTACGCGCCGACCTCCTCGCAGCCGAAGGCGACCCTCGCCGGCGTCATGACCAAGGCCCTGGCCGAGGCGACTCCTTCGGCTGGCGGCTATCTCGTGCCGGTCGAGGTCAGCAACGAGGTGATGCAGCTTGTCCGGGCGCGCATTTCGGTGATGCAGATGGGGCCGCGAGTCCTGAACGTCGCCAAGGAGCTTGACCTCCCGGCGGTGGCGCTGGGGACCACGGCGGCGTTCGTGCAGGAGAACGCCCGGATCCCGGTCAGCGAGCCGCAGTTCAGCCTGACGCCGAAGCTCAAGCCCCTCCAGCTGGCCGCCCTGTCGCCGGTGTCCAACCGGCTGCTGCACGACGCCCAGACCGTGCCCGAGTTCGAAGAGATCATCCGCAGCGACCTTGCCGACGCAGTCGCCAACCGCGCCGACCTGGCCTACCTCCAGGGCCTCGGCGGCGGTACCGAGCCGCTGGGCCTGCGCAACGTCTCGGGCATCAACGTCGTCAACCTCGACCCCACGACCGCGCCGACCCTGCTCGACTTCCGCAAGGTGGTCGCGACACTTCGGTCGCGCAACTGCCCGTTCGTCAAGCCCGGCTGGATCATGCACCCCGACGTGCTCAGCTGGCTCGAGCAGCAGACCGACACGGACGGGCACCGGCTGCTGGACGGCGAGGACCTCAGCCTCGACGCGGCGGGGACGAGCGGCACGTTCTTGGGCTTCCGGTTCCAGACCACGACGCGCATCCCAACCAACCTCACCGTCTCATCCACGCCGGGGTGCACCTACGCCCTGTTCGGTGACTTCAACGAGGTCTGGATCGGCGAGCAGGAGGGCCTTCGCCTGGACGCTTCCGACACGGCGTCCTACGTGCAGACCGTCGAGGGCGAAGACGTCCACATCCACGCCTTCCAGTTCGAGCAGACCCTGTTCAAGGCCAGGACCGCCGTGGACATCTGCCTGCGCCGCCCCGAATGGATGGTCGCCATGGAAGGGGTCAAGGTCTCCTAGAAGCTTCCCGGCGGACGGACGGAAGAGACGTAGATGGCCGCCGCGAAGACCCGCACCGCGTGCAACAGCGGGTTGCTCTCCCAGGCCCCCAACCCCGCCCCGGTCAACGCTGAGCCGGGGCGGGCGCGGGGGACCTGGACGGACGCGCTCGACGTCGCCCGGCGCATCCTGACCCAGCGCCCCGACCTCACCTGGCCGACGCTGTGGCCCTTGCTGCTCGCCGCCGAAGTCGCCGCTGAGGACCAGGAGGACGCGTGCCGGTCTGCGCTACGGCGCGCTGCCGCCAAGGGCCAGCTTCCAACCGTCCGTGCCGACAAGCGCGGGCCAAAGACCGGCACCGAGTGGTCGCAGCAGCGACGAGACGCGATGGCTTGGCAGAAGCCGACCCCACGGCCGATCGTCGACGAGCCAACCGTCTACGAGCTACAGAGCGAGCGCCGACAGGCGTGCCTAGCCATGCTGAGCACCCTCGTCGGAGTGATCGCCGTCGAGTTGTCCCCAAGAACGCTCGCCATCCTCGCCGCGCAGGGCTACGGGTCCGATGTCGTCATGGACGCCACCGATCGGCTCGTAGACGCTGGCCTGGCCGAGGTTCGGTGGCAGGCCCACGGCTGCGACCTCTGGCCACGGGTGGAGGCCGCGTGAGAGAGCCGCTACACATCGCGGGTGCGACGAGTGGCACCGCGACAACGAGCGAACTCGCTGCCGCCGCCCGGCTCATCCCCGTCGAGGGCACCGGCACCGACCCGCTTGGCCGCTACGCGAAGGGCCAGCGCTACCGGATCCCGCTGGAGCACCTGCCCGACCTCCTCGATCGCGGCTGGGTCGAACCGGCCGACGTCATCACCCCGACGCTGATCCAGATCGCCTCGATGAAGATCGAGAACCCGCTCGCCCGGCTAGCCAACCCCGTGCACCGGGTCGTCTTTGACTCGCTCACCGAGGCCGAGGCCTATGCGCTCGTTCAGGGCCTCTGACGGCACATCTCGGGGTGCGGTGGAGGTGCGGTTCGGGGTGCGGTTGAACCCCTAACGCAAGAACCCTCCGCAAATGGGAGGGTTCCGAGAGAGGCGACGACCGGAATCGAACCGGTGTACACGGCTTTGCAGGCCGCTGCGTAGCCACTCCGCCACGTCGCCAGGTGCGGCCCTCAGGCTATCGGGCGCGGGCGGCGGATGGTCGAGCGCGAGGGCGTCGCGGCGTTGCTACGCTACGGCGCGGCTGAGGGCGATTAGCTCAGCTGGGAGAGCGCCGCCTCGACAAGGCGGAGGTCACTGGTTCGAGCCCAGTATCGCCCACCTCGGAAACCCGCTGGAGACGGCGGGTTTTCGCGTTCTCGGGTACCAACTCCGAGTACCAATTCCGTCGCGCTGCGTCCGCACGCAGCCCAGATACCAAGGCGTGGCGCTCGTGCGATTGGCTGACCGCAGCCATCGCCGGGTCCCTCACAGAGAGCGATGCGCGAAATAGGATCGTCGAATGCCCGGGGCTCTAGACCCGCTGCTCGACGACTGCGCGTCGGGTTGAGTACGCGTCCAGGGTCGCCCGGCCGAGGGCGACAGCTGATCAACGACCAACGAGGGGTGGCGGGCGTGCTCCTACCGGCGTGGCTGTTTGCGCTGCGCGACACGTTGCGCGCCGGCGCGCTCGCTCCGGCCGAGGCACTGGGCCCGATCACCGTCCTCACCGAGCTCTCGCACGTCTGCGAGACGTTGCTCGCCGGCAGAGCCGGCCCCAACGACGCAGACCGCAAGTCCATCACCGCCGAGCTTCGCGCCGCGCGCGGAACCATTGGACCGAGGGCAGCGCAGGCGATCGGGCCGACGCTGGACACGTTCGTCAGGGAGACGACAGCGACGAGGCTTGAGACCGCGCAGGGAGCGCGGTCCGTCAAGCTCGCGTTGGACGCGCTCGGTCCGCGTGTCGTAGCGCCTGAGGCGTCCGCGGCCGCCTGGGACGATGTGGTGGCGGCGTTCGCCGACCCTGACGTGGACGTAGACATCTGCGAGCAGCGGATGATGGTGTTGAGGGAGCTGTGCGAAGCGCGCGGCCATGGCTGGTGGGCGCTCGGCCTGCCGCACGTGCTTTCGGACGTGATCTCCGACACGATGTTGGGCGCGGTCTGGGCCGGGGTCATGGACGAGTCCCTGCTGACGGACCCACGCGATCAGGCTGGGATGGACGAGGAGGTGAGACTGGCGGCGTGCCGCCGAATGGTCGCCGAGGACGGAGAGCGAGACGACGTGGTTGTCTGGCTGCGCTTCGAGCATGCGTACGTCGATGGGTGGCAGCGAGTCGGGCCCGTCGAGTTCTTCCACGCGGGGATGTTTCCCGACGGACTGCGTGCTGGTGGCGGCCTCGCTGGCATGCCCGGCTATGAACCGCCAGCTGAACTGCACGACCCGAGGTTCACAGGACGCTGGCCAGAGGATCACCGAGCCGACCCAGGCACTGAGCATGCTGTGCTCGCACGCGTCCGCCTGCCAGACATCTACGTCGAACAGGCGAGGCGGCGTGCGCGAGATCTCGTCACGGCGGTCATTGAAGTTGCGTCCGAACTCTCGCAGTGGGAGCTGCAATCCGGAGAGGTGCTCTACACCGAGAAGAACGGCGCCTCCGGTTCGTTCTTCGCCGATCCCAAGCAGCTCGAGCGCAACCGAACGCGGGTCCAGTCGGTCGACGACCCCACCAGGGACGGGCTCGCACGGCTCGACCCGGGTCTGGTGACACGACTGGCTGCAGACGACCCCGCCGCCTTTGAGGCCGTGGAGGACGCCCGCTGGGTCATCGCGGTCGCCCGGTCGCCCAGCGCCGCCCAACGCGTTGCACTCGGCACGCGCGCGTTGGAGCGATCGCTCGGCGCCGCGCGCGCTCAGGGCGAGCGATGGCCCGACGGGGTCCGGCGCTATCTGCGCGCCCCATGGTTGCACTGCGCGATCGGGATGTGGCTGGAAGTGCTGGCGCACCACGCGATTGTCGGCGCCGCGCTGACACACGGCAGGGACAGTGCGAGCGCGGAGGCGGTCGTGGGGTCGGAGCGCGGCACAGCTGCGCGGTCGCCACGAAGCGTCGACGTTCGTGGGCTGGCATCGTTGGCGTCCGGCCGTCCGCTGGACGAGATCATTTCCGCCGGCCTCATGGAACATCGCCAGGTTCGCGTCGGACTCGCTGTGCTCAGTGACCCCACGGCGGCGGCGCGGTGGCTGGCCACGCGCGAGCGACGCTTCGACGTCCTGCTGGCTCGCGCCGAACGGTGCCGAAACGGCGTCATCCACGGGCAGCGGCCAACCGAAGGCGCGCTCAACACGGTCGACGGCTTCGTCGCCGACCTCGGGCGCATCGTGGCGCGCGACAGCGTCCGAACCGCGGCATCCGGCCTGGAGCCGCTCGCCGTGCTCGAAGGGTGGCGCGTTGGGATCGTCGAGGCCAAGGCGCGGCTCGACGCCGGTGACGGCCCCGTGGAGGCGCTGTTCCTCAATCCGTGTGCCCGCGGCGACGACTTCGAAGGCAGCACTGTCGGCGAGCCATGAAGCTGAACACCGACAGCTACGCCCACAACGATCTCCCGGCCGCGCTACTCGACCTGCGCGCAGAACTGTCGGAGGGCGCTGACAAGGCGCCGCCCGAGCTGCTGGGCCCGATCAGCGCGCTGCTGGAGGTCGACTACACGTGCGAGAGCGTCATGAAGGGGCGGAGGATCAACCCGGGTGATCGCCAGTGCCTCGTCGCGGACCTCGGGTCGATGCACCGGGCACTCGGGCCGCGGACCCGCGCGGCGGCCAGCCCCGAGCTGGACGATTTCGTGCGCGGGCTCAGCAAGCTCGCCAGGCGGCTCGACGACGCCGGCCAGGCACGCTCGGCTCAGCTGACCACTAGATCACTGCTCGCGGCGATGGCCCGTCCCGACGTCGCCCGGGCCGCATGGAATGACGCCGTGCACGCCTTCGAGTCGCGCGAGACGACCCCGCAGGAGTGCATGTACCGCCTGCGTGTCCTGCAGGAGATCTGTGAGCACCGCGGCTACCAGTGGCACCCGCAGGGTCTCGCCGACCAGCTCGTGATCCGGCTTGGCGACGTCGTCGCACGCCAGGCTATGGCTGACGGCGACGCCACGATCCAGCCGACTCCCGTCCGCGAGCGCCTTGACGCCTGCGAGGCGCGGCTCGCGCAGACCCCGGGGCGCGCCGACATCGCGGTCTGGTTCGTGATATCGCACGCGGAGCTGCCCGACGGCCCGATCGACCTCGGGCCGGTTCAGGTGTACCCGGCTGCGACTCTCCGCGCAGCGGCGGAGCCCGACGCCGCGCTCCCTAACCTCGCCACGGACCTCCCGGAGATCAACCGGCTGCGTGCCGGCGCCGGCTCATGGCTGAGGCCGGCGCCCGATCACCACGCTATGTCCTTGGCGCGGGTGTGGATGCGCGACGCGTTGCGCTGGCGCGCACCGGCCGTCGCGCGCGGCACCCTCGAGGCCCTCGTGGAGATCGCCGACCCCGGCACCCAATGGGTCATCTGGGACGGACACATGGGCTGGAGCGGCGGCGACCTGTGGGGCGAGTCCTTCACCGATCCCGAACGGGAAGCCCAACGCCAGCGACTAACCATTTCGATGTTCGACCATACCCAGCAAGGCCTGCAGACGTTTAGCGGCGAGTTTGTGCAGCGGCTGCTCGACAGCGACCCGAACGCGCTAGAGGCCGTCGAGGACGCTCGCTGGGTGGTCGCGCTTTCGAGGGCCTCAGGCCACGCGCAGCGCGTAGCGCTCGGCACCCGTGCGCTCGAACGCAGCCTCAGCGTCGTCCAAGGCCCCAAGCAGCGTTGGGCCGAAGTTACATCCCGCTACCTGAAGGCGAGGTGGGTCCTGGACGTGCTGCGCCAGGACCTCGGGGACGCCGCCCTCACCGCCGTGCGCGACATGCGCTGGAAGGCGCACAACCCCACGGCCGAAGATGACTTGCTGCACCTCGTGCTGTCAGGGTCCGACCCCACGTCATGGAAGGTCTCGCACCGCGGGCTGGCGACAGCCCGGGCCACCTACGGCGACCAATGGGCGAGCGGGTCGCTTGCCGTGCGGCTCGTCGAACGCGCGGACACGGCGCTCAACGACCCGACGGTTGCGCTCGCCCGCCTCGACGAGCTCGAGGATCGGTTCACAACGCTGCTCGAGCGCGCCGAGCGACAACGCAACAGCTTGATCCACGGTGGACGCCCCGTCGACGGCGTGCTCGCGACCGTCGACGACTTCGTCACGACGCTCAACGACCTCGTCGCCGAGGAAAGCATGCACGCGGCCGAAACCGGCGACGACCCACTCGTCCGGCTCGAGGGCTGGCGCGTCGAGGCGCTCCACCGCAAACAGCGGCTCGAGGCAGCGGAAGCGCCCGTCGATGT from Capillimicrobium parvum encodes the following:
- a CDS encoding phage major capsid protein — protein: MRDVQQVLNDLKALAQQRNAGHDVSHHQTQLIAELKEHGIVASVAAPPAAQPPALSQAQLEAAVRSVFAGRGGSRFTTDETAEFMKALESGQAQYAPTSSQPKATLAGVMTKALAEATPSAGGYLVPVEVSNEVMQLVRARISVMQMGPRVLNVAKELDLPAVALGTTAAFVQENARIPVSEPQFSLTPKLKPLQLAALSPVSNRLLHDAQTVPEFEEIIRSDLADAVANRADLAYLQGLGGGTEPLGLRNVSGINVVNLDPTTAPTLLDFRKVVATLRSRNCPFVKPGWIMHPDVLSWLEQQTDTDGHRLLDGEDLSLDAAGTSGTFLGFRFQTTTRIPTNLTVSSTPGCTYALFGDFNEVWIGEQEGLRLDASDTASYVQTVEGEDVHIHAFQFEQTLFKARTAVDICLRRPEWMVAMEGVKVS